From the genome of Bubalus bubalis isolate 160015118507 breed Murrah chromosome 2, NDDB_SH_1, whole genome shotgun sequence, one region includes:
- the DCAF17 gene encoding DDB1- and CUL4-associated factor 17 isoform X5 encodes MGPSQKPNVCGRLSRRALGFFSRDAGMVQRTNLGILRALVCQESTKFKNVWTTHSKSPIAYERGRIYFNNYRCCISRYLSWDTPQEVIAVKSAQNKGSTLARQAGIQQPVLLYLAVFHVLPFSLIGILEINKKIFGNVTDATLSHGILIVMYSSGLVRLYSFQAITKQFMQQKLDLGCACRWGGTTGTVGEAPFGIPCNIKITDTPPLLFEVSSLENAFQIGGHPWHYIITPNKKKQKGVFHICALKDNSLAKNGIQEMECCSLESDWIYFHPDASGRIIHVGPNQVKILKLSEVENNSAQHQISEDFVILANREKNKNENLPTVTASGRVVKRSFSILDDDPEQETFKIVDYEDELDLLSVVAVTQIDAEGKAHLDFHCNEYGTLLKSIPLMESWDVTYSHEVYFDRDLVLHIEQKPSRVFSCYVYQMVCDPGEEEETTDKRSKTDHNNFKF; translated from the exons ATGGGCCCAAGCCAGAAGCCCAACGTGTGCGGCCGGCTCAGTCGCCGGGCGCTGGGCTTTTTCTCGCGCGACGCGGGCATGGTGCAGAGGACGAACCTGGGCATCCTGCGGGCGCTGGTGTGCCAG GAAAGTACTAAATTTAAGAATGTTTGGACAACTCATTCCAAATCACCTATAGCCTATGAGAGAGGAAGAATATACTTTAACAATTATCGGTGCTGTATCAGCAG atatttgagCTGGGACACTCCTCAAGAAGTCATTGCTGTCAAGTCAGCTCAGAACAAAGGTTCAACATTGGCCCGACAG GCAGGCATTCAACAGCCTGTTTTGCTGTATCTTGCAGTGTTCCATGTGCTACCTTTTTCACTCATAGGGATTCTGGAGATCAACAAAAAG ATTTTCGGGAACGTCACGGATGCCACCTTGTCTCACGGAATACTGATTGTGATGTATAGCTCGGGACTGGTCAGACTTTATAGCTTCCAAGCCATCACCAAGCAG ttcatGCAACAGAAACTTGACTTAGGGTGTGCATGCAGATGGGGTGGGACTACTGGAACTGTAGGAGAGGCTCCCTTTGGCATTCCTTGTAATATTAAAATCACAG ACACACCGCCACTGCTCTTTGAGGTGTCCTCGCTGGAGAATGCTTTTCAGATTGGAGGCCATCCTTGGCACTACATCATTACACCtaataagaagaaacagaaaggagttttccatatttgtgcCCTAAAGGACAATTCCTTG GCAAAAAATGGGATCCAAGAAATGGAATGTTGTTCTTTAGAATCTGATTGGATCTACTTCCACCCTGATGCTTCTGGCAGAATAATACATGTTGGCCCAAATCAGGTCAA aattttaaaattaagtgaagTAGAAAATAATAGTGCCCAGCATCAGATCTCTGAAGATTTTGTCATTTTGGCCAACAGAGAGAAGAACAAA AATGAAAACCTACCCACTGTTACAGCTTCTGGACGGGTGGTAAAAAGAAGTTTTAGCATTCTGGATGATGACCCAGAACAAGAG ACTTTCAAAATTGTCGACTATGAAGATGAGTTGGATTTGCTTTCTGTGGTAGCTGTTACTCAAATAGATGCTGAAGGAAAAGCTCACCTGGATTTCCACTGTAATGAATATGGAACTTTACTTAAAAGTATTCCACTCATGGAGTCGTGGGATGTG ACATACAGCCATGAAGTCTACTTTGACAGAGACTTGGTGCTCCACATAGAGCAGAAGCCCAGCAGGGTCTTCAGCTGCTATGTTTACCAAATGGTATGTGACCCTGGGGAAGAAGAAGAAACCACAGACAAAAGGAGTAAAACAGAtcacaataattttaaattttga
- the DCAF17 gene encoding DDB1- and CUL4-associated factor 17 isoform X7 — protein MPKCSKSEKIEDALLWECPVGEMLPNPSDYKSSLIALTAHNWLLRISATTGKVLEKIYLASYCKFRYLSWDTPQEVIAVKSAQNKGSTLARQAGIQQPVLLYLAVFHVLPFSLIGILEINKKIFGNVTDATLSHGILIVMYSSGLVRLYSFQAITKQFMQQKLDLGCACRWGGTTGTVGEAPFGIPCNIKITDTPPLLFEVSSLENAFQIGGHPWHYIITPNKKKQKGVFHICALKDNSLAKNGIQEMECCSLESDWIYFHPDASGRIIHVGPNQVKILKLSEVENNSAQHQISEDFVILANREKNKNENLPTVTASGRVVKRSFSILDDDPEQETFKIVDYEDELDLLSVVAVTQIDAEGKAHLDFHCNEYGTLLKSIPLMESWDVTYSHEVYFDRDLVLHIEQKPSRVFSCYVYQMVCDPGEEEETTDKRSKTDHNNFKF, from the exons ATGCCAAAatgttccaaatcagaaaaaatagaagaTGCTTTATTATGGGAATGCCCAGTG GGAGAAATGCTTCCCAATCCATCAGATTATAAATCCTCACTCATAGCACTGACTGCTCATAATTGGCTACTTCGTATATCAGCAACTACAGGAAAAGTCCTTGAGAAAATATATCTTGCTTCATATTGCAAATTCAG atatttgagCTGGGACACTCCTCAAGAAGTCATTGCTGTCAAGTCAGCTCAGAACAAAGGTTCAACATTGGCCCGACAG GCAGGCATTCAACAGCCTGTTTTGCTGTATCTTGCAGTGTTCCATGTGCTACCTTTTTCACTCATAGGGATTCTGGAGATCAACAAAAAG ATTTTCGGGAACGTCACGGATGCCACCTTGTCTCACGGAATACTGATTGTGATGTATAGCTCGGGACTGGTCAGACTTTATAGCTTCCAAGCCATCACCAAGCAG ttcatGCAACAGAAACTTGACTTAGGGTGTGCATGCAGATGGGGTGGGACTACTGGAACTGTAGGAGAGGCTCCCTTTGGCATTCCTTGTAATATTAAAATCACAG ACACACCGCCACTGCTCTTTGAGGTGTCCTCGCTGGAGAATGCTTTTCAGATTGGAGGCCATCCTTGGCACTACATCATTACACCtaataagaagaaacagaaaggagttttccatatttgtgcCCTAAAGGACAATTCCTTG GCAAAAAATGGGATCCAAGAAATGGAATGTTGTTCTTTAGAATCTGATTGGATCTACTTCCACCCTGATGCTTCTGGCAGAATAATACATGTTGGCCCAAATCAGGTCAA aattttaaaattaagtgaagTAGAAAATAATAGTGCCCAGCATCAGATCTCTGAAGATTTTGTCATTTTGGCCAACAGAGAGAAGAACAAA AATGAAAACCTACCCACTGTTACAGCTTCTGGACGGGTGGTAAAAAGAAGTTTTAGCATTCTGGATGATGACCCAGAACAAGAG ACTTTCAAAATTGTCGACTATGAAGATGAGTTGGATTTGCTTTCTGTGGTAGCTGTTACTCAAATAGATGCTGAAGGAAAAGCTCACCTGGATTTCCACTGTAATGAATATGGAACTTTACTTAAAAGTATTCCACTCATGGAGTCGTGGGATGTG ACATACAGCCATGAAGTCTACTTTGACAGAGACTTGGTGCTCCACATAGAGCAGAAGCCCAGCAGGGTCTTCAGCTGCTATGTTTACCAAATGGTATGTGACCCTGGGGAAGAAGAAGAAACCACAGACAAAAGGAGTAAAACAGAtcacaataattttaaattttga
- the DCAF17 gene encoding DDB1- and CUL4-associated factor 17 isoform X4 — protein sequence MGPSQKPNVCGRLSRRALGFFSRDAGMVQRTNLGILRALVCQESTKFKNVWTTHSKSPIAYERGRIYFNNYRCCISSVASEPRKLYEMPKCSKSEKIEDALLWECPVAGIQQPVLLYLAVFHVLPFSLIGILEINKKIFGNVTDATLSHGILIVMYSSGLVRLYSFQAITKQFMQQKLDLGCACRWGGTTGTVGEAPFGIPCNIKITDTPPLLFEVSSLENAFQIGGHPWHYIITPNKKKQKGVFHICALKDNSLAKNGIQEMECCSLESDWIYFHPDASGRIIHVGPNQVKILKLSEVENNSAQHQISEDFVILANREKNKNENLPTVTASGRVVKRSFSILDDDPEQETFKIVDYEDELDLLSVVAVTQIDAEGKAHLDFHCNEYGTLLKSIPLMESWDVTYSHEVYFDRDLVLHIEQKPSRVFSCYVYQMVCDPGEEEETTDKRSKTDHNNFKF from the exons ATGGGCCCAAGCCAGAAGCCCAACGTGTGCGGCCGGCTCAGTCGCCGGGCGCTGGGCTTTTTCTCGCGCGACGCGGGCATGGTGCAGAGGACGAACCTGGGCATCCTGCGGGCGCTGGTGTGCCAG GAAAGTACTAAATTTAAGAATGTTTGGACAACTCATTCCAAATCACCTATAGCCTATGAGAGAGGAAGAATATACTTTAACAATTATCGGTGCTGTATCAGCAG tgttGCATCAGAGCCACGAAAACTTTATGAAATGCCAAAatgttccaaatcagaaaaaatagaagaTGCTTTATTATGGGAATGCCCAGTG GCAGGCATTCAACAGCCTGTTTTGCTGTATCTTGCAGTGTTCCATGTGCTACCTTTTTCACTCATAGGGATTCTGGAGATCAACAAAAAG ATTTTCGGGAACGTCACGGATGCCACCTTGTCTCACGGAATACTGATTGTGATGTATAGCTCGGGACTGGTCAGACTTTATAGCTTCCAAGCCATCACCAAGCAG ttcatGCAACAGAAACTTGACTTAGGGTGTGCATGCAGATGGGGTGGGACTACTGGAACTGTAGGAGAGGCTCCCTTTGGCATTCCTTGTAATATTAAAATCACAG ACACACCGCCACTGCTCTTTGAGGTGTCCTCGCTGGAGAATGCTTTTCAGATTGGAGGCCATCCTTGGCACTACATCATTACACCtaataagaagaaacagaaaggagttttccatatttgtgcCCTAAAGGACAATTCCTTG GCAAAAAATGGGATCCAAGAAATGGAATGTTGTTCTTTAGAATCTGATTGGATCTACTTCCACCCTGATGCTTCTGGCAGAATAATACATGTTGGCCCAAATCAGGTCAA aattttaaaattaagtgaagTAGAAAATAATAGTGCCCAGCATCAGATCTCTGAAGATTTTGTCATTTTGGCCAACAGAGAGAAGAACAAA AATGAAAACCTACCCACTGTTACAGCTTCTGGACGGGTGGTAAAAAGAAGTTTTAGCATTCTGGATGATGACCCAGAACAAGAG ACTTTCAAAATTGTCGACTATGAAGATGAGTTGGATTTGCTTTCTGTGGTAGCTGTTACTCAAATAGATGCTGAAGGAAAAGCTCACCTGGATTTCCACTGTAATGAATATGGAACTTTACTTAAAAGTATTCCACTCATGGAGTCGTGGGATGTG ACATACAGCCATGAAGTCTACTTTGACAGAGACTTGGTGCTCCACATAGAGCAGAAGCCCAGCAGGGTCTTCAGCTGCTATGTTTACCAAATGGTATGTGACCCTGGGGAAGAAGAAGAAACCACAGACAAAAGGAGTAAAACAGAtcacaataattttaaattttga
- the DCAF17 gene encoding DDB1- and CUL4-associated factor 17 isoform X3 yields MGPSQKPNVCGRLSRRALGFFSRDAGMVQRTNLGILRALVCQESTKFKNVWTTHSKSPIAYERGRIYFNNYRCCISSVASEPRKLYEMPKCSKSEKIEDALLWECPVIFELGHSSRSHCCQVSSEQRFNIGPTVFHVLPFSLIGILEINKKIFGNVTDATLSHGILIVMYSSGLVRLYSFQAITKQFMQQKLDLGCACRWGGTTGTVGEAPFGIPCNIKITDTPPLLFEVSSLENAFQIGGHPWHYIITPNKKKQKGVFHICALKDNSLAKNGIQEMECCSLESDWIYFHPDASGRIIHVGPNQVKILKLSEVENNSAQHQISEDFVILANREKNKNENLPTVTASGRVVKRSFSILDDDPEQETFKIVDYEDELDLLSVVAVTQIDAEGKAHLDFHCNEYGTLLKSIPLMESWDVTYSHEVYFDRDLVLHIEQKPSRVFSCYVYQMVCDPGEEEETTDKRSKTDHNNFKF; encoded by the exons ATGGGCCCAAGCCAGAAGCCCAACGTGTGCGGCCGGCTCAGTCGCCGGGCGCTGGGCTTTTTCTCGCGCGACGCGGGCATGGTGCAGAGGACGAACCTGGGCATCCTGCGGGCGCTGGTGTGCCAG GAAAGTACTAAATTTAAGAATGTTTGGACAACTCATTCCAAATCACCTATAGCCTATGAGAGAGGAAGAATATACTTTAACAATTATCGGTGCTGTATCAGCAG tgttGCATCAGAGCCACGAAAACTTTATGAAATGCCAAAatgttccaaatcagaaaaaatagaagaTGCTTTATTATGGGAATGCCCAGTG atatttgagCTGGGACACTCCTCAAGAAGTCATTGCTGTCAAGTCAGCTCAGAACAAAGGTTCAACATTGGCCCGACAG TGTTCCATGTGCTACCTTTTTCACTCATAGGGATTCTGGAGATCAACAAAAAG ATTTTCGGGAACGTCACGGATGCCACCTTGTCTCACGGAATACTGATTGTGATGTATAGCTCGGGACTGGTCAGACTTTATAGCTTCCAAGCCATCACCAAGCAG ttcatGCAACAGAAACTTGACTTAGGGTGTGCATGCAGATGGGGTGGGACTACTGGAACTGTAGGAGAGGCTCCCTTTGGCATTCCTTGTAATATTAAAATCACAG ACACACCGCCACTGCTCTTTGAGGTGTCCTCGCTGGAGAATGCTTTTCAGATTGGAGGCCATCCTTGGCACTACATCATTACACCtaataagaagaaacagaaaggagttttccatatttgtgcCCTAAAGGACAATTCCTTG GCAAAAAATGGGATCCAAGAAATGGAATGTTGTTCTTTAGAATCTGATTGGATCTACTTCCACCCTGATGCTTCTGGCAGAATAATACATGTTGGCCCAAATCAGGTCAA aattttaaaattaagtgaagTAGAAAATAATAGTGCCCAGCATCAGATCTCTGAAGATTTTGTCATTTTGGCCAACAGAGAGAAGAACAAA AATGAAAACCTACCCACTGTTACAGCTTCTGGACGGGTGGTAAAAAGAAGTTTTAGCATTCTGGATGATGACCCAGAACAAGAG ACTTTCAAAATTGTCGACTATGAAGATGAGTTGGATTTGCTTTCTGTGGTAGCTGTTACTCAAATAGATGCTGAAGGAAAAGCTCACCTGGATTTCCACTGTAATGAATATGGAACTTTACTTAAAAGTATTCCACTCATGGAGTCGTGGGATGTG ACATACAGCCATGAAGTCTACTTTGACAGAGACTTGGTGCTCCACATAGAGCAGAAGCCCAGCAGGGTCTTCAGCTGCTATGTTTACCAAATGGTATGTGACCCTGGGGAAGAAGAAGAAACCACAGACAAAAGGAGTAAAACAGAtcacaataattttaaattttga
- the DCAF17 gene encoding DDB1- and CUL4-associated factor 17 isoform X2 translates to MGPSQKPNVCGRLSRRALGFFSRDAGMVQRTNLGILRALVCQESTKFKNVWTTHSKSPIAYERGRIYFNNYRCCISSVASEPRKLYEMPKCSKSEKIEDALLWECPVIFELGHSSRSHCCQVSSEQRFNIGPTGRHSTACFAVSCSVPCATFFTHRDSGDQQKGDVYLSPQIFGNVTDATLSHGILIVMYSSGLVRLYSFQAITKQFMQQKLDLGCACRWGGTTGTVGEAPFGIPCNIKITDTPPLLFEVSSLENAFQIGGHPWHYIITPNKKKQKGVFHICALKDNSLAKNGIQEMECCSLESDWIYFHPDASGRIIHVGPNQVKILKLSEVENNSAQHQISEDFVILANREKNKNENLPTVTASGRVVKRSFSILDDDPEQETFKIVDYEDELDLLSVVAVTQIDAEGKAHLDFHCNEYGTLLKSIPLMESWDVTYSHEVYFDRDLVLHIEQKPSRVFSCYVYQMVCDPGEEEETTDKRSKTDHNNFKF, encoded by the exons ATGGGCCCAAGCCAGAAGCCCAACGTGTGCGGCCGGCTCAGTCGCCGGGCGCTGGGCTTTTTCTCGCGCGACGCGGGCATGGTGCAGAGGACGAACCTGGGCATCCTGCGGGCGCTGGTGTGCCAG GAAAGTACTAAATTTAAGAATGTTTGGACAACTCATTCCAAATCACCTATAGCCTATGAGAGAGGAAGAATATACTTTAACAATTATCGGTGCTGTATCAGCAG tgttGCATCAGAGCCACGAAAACTTTATGAAATGCCAAAatgttccaaatcagaaaaaatagaagaTGCTTTATTATGGGAATGCCCAGTG atatttgagCTGGGACACTCCTCAAGAAGTCATTGCTGTCAAGTCAGCTCAGAACAAAGGTTCAACATTGGCCCGACAG GCAGGCATTCAACAGCCTGTTTTGCTGTATCTTGCAGTGTTCCATGTGCTACCTTTTTCACTCATAGGGATTCTGGAGATCAACAAAAAG GTGATGTCTACCTTTCCCCTCAGATTTTCGGGAACGTCACGGATGCCACCTTGTCTCACGGAATACTGATTGTGATGTATAGCTCGGGACTGGTCAGACTTTATAGCTTCCAAGCCATCACCAAGCAG ttcatGCAACAGAAACTTGACTTAGGGTGTGCATGCAGATGGGGTGGGACTACTGGAACTGTAGGAGAGGCTCCCTTTGGCATTCCTTGTAATATTAAAATCACAG ACACACCGCCACTGCTCTTTGAGGTGTCCTCGCTGGAGAATGCTTTTCAGATTGGAGGCCATCCTTGGCACTACATCATTACACCtaataagaagaaacagaaaggagttttccatatttgtgcCCTAAAGGACAATTCCTTG GCAAAAAATGGGATCCAAGAAATGGAATGTTGTTCTTTAGAATCTGATTGGATCTACTTCCACCCTGATGCTTCTGGCAGAATAATACATGTTGGCCCAAATCAGGTCAA aattttaaaattaagtgaagTAGAAAATAATAGTGCCCAGCATCAGATCTCTGAAGATTTTGTCATTTTGGCCAACAGAGAGAAGAACAAA AATGAAAACCTACCCACTGTTACAGCTTCTGGACGGGTGGTAAAAAGAAGTTTTAGCATTCTGGATGATGACCCAGAACAAGAG ACTTTCAAAATTGTCGACTATGAAGATGAGTTGGATTTGCTTTCTGTGGTAGCTGTTACTCAAATAGATGCTGAAGGAAAAGCTCACCTGGATTTCCACTGTAATGAATATGGAACTTTACTTAAAAGTATTCCACTCATGGAGTCGTGGGATGTG ACATACAGCCATGAAGTCTACTTTGACAGAGACTTGGTGCTCCACATAGAGCAGAAGCCCAGCAGGGTCTTCAGCTGCTATGTTTACCAAATGGTATGTGACCCTGGGGAAGAAGAAGAAACCACAGACAAAAGGAGTAAAACAGAtcacaataattttaaattttga
- the DCAF17 gene encoding DDB1- and CUL4-associated factor 17 isoform X6, with product MGPSQKPNVCGRLSRRALGFFSRDAGMVQRTNLGILRALVCQESTKFKNVWTTHSKSPIAYERGRIYFNNYRCCISSVASEPRKLYEMPKCSKSEKIEDALLWECPVGEMLPNPSDYKSSLIALTAHNWLLRISATTGKVLEKIYLASYCKFRYLSWDTPQEVIAVKSAQNKGSTLARQAGIQQPVLLYLAVFHVLPFSLIGILEINKKIFGNVTDATLSHGILIVMYSSGLVRLYSFQAITKQAKNGIQEMECCSLESDWIYFHPDASGRIIHVGPNQVKILKLSEVENNSAQHQISEDFVILANREKNKNENLPTVTASGRVVKRSFSILDDDPEQETFKIVDYEDELDLLSVVAVTQIDAEGKAHLDFHCNEYGTLLKSIPLMESWDVTYSHEVYFDRDLVLHIEQKPSRVFSCYVYQMVCDPGEEEETTDKRSKTDHNNFKF from the exons ATGGGCCCAAGCCAGAAGCCCAACGTGTGCGGCCGGCTCAGTCGCCGGGCGCTGGGCTTTTTCTCGCGCGACGCGGGCATGGTGCAGAGGACGAACCTGGGCATCCTGCGGGCGCTGGTGTGCCAG GAAAGTACTAAATTTAAGAATGTTTGGACAACTCATTCCAAATCACCTATAGCCTATGAGAGAGGAAGAATATACTTTAACAATTATCGGTGCTGTATCAGCAG tgttGCATCAGAGCCACGAAAACTTTATGAAATGCCAAAatgttccaaatcagaaaaaatagaagaTGCTTTATTATGGGAATGCCCAGTG GGAGAAATGCTTCCCAATCCATCAGATTATAAATCCTCACTCATAGCACTGACTGCTCATAATTGGCTACTTCGTATATCAGCAACTACAGGAAAAGTCCTTGAGAAAATATATCTTGCTTCATATTGCAAATTCAG atatttgagCTGGGACACTCCTCAAGAAGTCATTGCTGTCAAGTCAGCTCAGAACAAAGGTTCAACATTGGCCCGACAG GCAGGCATTCAACAGCCTGTTTTGCTGTATCTTGCAGTGTTCCATGTGCTACCTTTTTCACTCATAGGGATTCTGGAGATCAACAAAAAG ATTTTCGGGAACGTCACGGATGCCACCTTGTCTCACGGAATACTGATTGTGATGTATAGCTCGGGACTGGTCAGACTTTATAGCTTCCAAGCCATCACCAAGCAG GCAAAAAATGGGATCCAAGAAATGGAATGTTGTTCTTTAGAATCTGATTGGATCTACTTCCACCCTGATGCTTCTGGCAGAATAATACATGTTGGCCCAAATCAGGTCAA aattttaaaattaagtgaagTAGAAAATAATAGTGCCCAGCATCAGATCTCTGAAGATTTTGTCATTTTGGCCAACAGAGAGAAGAACAAA AATGAAAACCTACCCACTGTTACAGCTTCTGGACGGGTGGTAAAAAGAAGTTTTAGCATTCTGGATGATGACCCAGAACAAGAG ACTTTCAAAATTGTCGACTATGAAGATGAGTTGGATTTGCTTTCTGTGGTAGCTGTTACTCAAATAGATGCTGAAGGAAAAGCTCACCTGGATTTCCACTGTAATGAATATGGAACTTTACTTAAAAGTATTCCACTCATGGAGTCGTGGGATGTG ACATACAGCCATGAAGTCTACTTTGACAGAGACTTGGTGCTCCACATAGAGCAGAAGCCCAGCAGGGTCTTCAGCTGCTATGTTTACCAAATGGTATGTGACCCTGGGGAAGAAGAAGAAACCACAGACAAAAGGAGTAAAACAGAtcacaataattttaaattttga
- the DCAF17 gene encoding DDB1- and CUL4-associated factor 17 isoform X1 — MGPSQKPNVCGRLSRRALGFFSRDAGMVQRTNLGILRALVCQESTKFKNVWTTHSKSPIAYERGRIYFNNYRCCISSVASEPRKLYEMPKCSKSEKIEDALLWECPVGEMLPNPSDYKSSLIALTAHNWLLRISATTGKVLEKIYLASYCKFRYLSWDTPQEVIAVKSAQNKGSTLARQAGIQQPVLLYLAVFHVLPFSLIGILEINKKIFGNVTDATLSHGILIVMYSSGLVRLYSFQAITKQFMQQKLDLGCACRWGGTTGTVGEAPFGIPCNIKITDTPPLLFEVSSLENAFQIGGHPWHYIITPNKKKQKGVFHICALKDNSLAKNGIQEMECCSLESDWIYFHPDASGRIIHVGPNQVKILKLSEVENNSAQHQISEDFVILANREKNKNENLPTVTASGRVVKRSFSILDDDPEQETFKIVDYEDELDLLSVVAVTQIDAEGKAHLDFHCNEYGTLLKSIPLMESWDVTYSHEVYFDRDLVLHIEQKPSRVFSCYVYQMVCDPGEEEETTDKRSKTDHNNFKF, encoded by the exons ATGGGCCCAAGCCAGAAGCCCAACGTGTGCGGCCGGCTCAGTCGCCGGGCGCTGGGCTTTTTCTCGCGCGACGCGGGCATGGTGCAGAGGACGAACCTGGGCATCCTGCGGGCGCTGGTGTGCCAG GAAAGTACTAAATTTAAGAATGTTTGGACAACTCATTCCAAATCACCTATAGCCTATGAGAGAGGAAGAATATACTTTAACAATTATCGGTGCTGTATCAGCAG tgttGCATCAGAGCCACGAAAACTTTATGAAATGCCAAAatgttccaaatcagaaaaaatagaagaTGCTTTATTATGGGAATGCCCAGTG GGAGAAATGCTTCCCAATCCATCAGATTATAAATCCTCACTCATAGCACTGACTGCTCATAATTGGCTACTTCGTATATCAGCAACTACAGGAAAAGTCCTTGAGAAAATATATCTTGCTTCATATTGCAAATTCAG atatttgagCTGGGACACTCCTCAAGAAGTCATTGCTGTCAAGTCAGCTCAGAACAAAGGTTCAACATTGGCCCGACAG GCAGGCATTCAACAGCCTGTTTTGCTGTATCTTGCAGTGTTCCATGTGCTACCTTTTTCACTCATAGGGATTCTGGAGATCAACAAAAAG ATTTTCGGGAACGTCACGGATGCCACCTTGTCTCACGGAATACTGATTGTGATGTATAGCTCGGGACTGGTCAGACTTTATAGCTTCCAAGCCATCACCAAGCAG ttcatGCAACAGAAACTTGACTTAGGGTGTGCATGCAGATGGGGTGGGACTACTGGAACTGTAGGAGAGGCTCCCTTTGGCATTCCTTGTAATATTAAAATCACAG ACACACCGCCACTGCTCTTTGAGGTGTCCTCGCTGGAGAATGCTTTTCAGATTGGAGGCCATCCTTGGCACTACATCATTACACCtaataagaagaaacagaaaggagttttccatatttgtgcCCTAAAGGACAATTCCTTG GCAAAAAATGGGATCCAAGAAATGGAATGTTGTTCTTTAGAATCTGATTGGATCTACTTCCACCCTGATGCTTCTGGCAGAATAATACATGTTGGCCCAAATCAGGTCAA aattttaaaattaagtgaagTAGAAAATAATAGTGCCCAGCATCAGATCTCTGAAGATTTTGTCATTTTGGCCAACAGAGAGAAGAACAAA AATGAAAACCTACCCACTGTTACAGCTTCTGGACGGGTGGTAAAAAGAAGTTTTAGCATTCTGGATGATGACCCAGAACAAGAG ACTTTCAAAATTGTCGACTATGAAGATGAGTTGGATTTGCTTTCTGTGGTAGCTGTTACTCAAATAGATGCTGAAGGAAAAGCTCACCTGGATTTCCACTGTAATGAATATGGAACTTTACTTAAAAGTATTCCACTCATGGAGTCGTGGGATGTG ACATACAGCCATGAAGTCTACTTTGACAGAGACTTGGTGCTCCACATAGAGCAGAAGCCCAGCAGGGTCTTCAGCTGCTATGTTTACCAAATGGTATGTGACCCTGGGGAAGAAGAAGAAACCACAGACAAAAGGAGTAAAACAGAtcacaataattttaaattttga